Proteins from a genomic interval of Phlebotomus papatasi isolate M1 chromosome 3, Ppap_2.1, whole genome shotgun sequence:
- the LOC129807733 gene encoding probable splicing factor, arginine/serine-rich 7, whose protein sequence is MKLAIIVLLALLVIIAESLKLRRFDGRDMDRSDRFGRRDMDRFDRFDRRDMDRSHRFGRRHMDRLARFNRRDRDRFDRLDRRDRDRLDRFDRRDRDRELNRLLQLQGGRRGHNRRRANRRDRDNRRRDSRRDRHDRRHDLRDRRRDSMFDHEN, encoded by the exons ATGAAGTTAGCTATTATAGTATTACTAGCGTTGTTGGTCATTATAGCAG agTCCCTTAAACTTCGTCGATTTGACGGTCGTGATATGGATCGTTCTGATCGATTTGGTCGACGTGATATGGATCGTTTTGATCGATTTGATCGACGTGATATGGATCGTTCTCATCGATTTGGTCGACGTCATATGGATCGTCTTGCTCGATTTAATCGACGTGATCGTGATCGTTTTGATCGACTTGACCGACGTGATCGTGACCGTCTTGATCGATTTGATCGTCGTGATCGTGATCGCGAACTCAATCGCTTACTTCAATTGCAGGGTGGTAGACGTGGACATAACCGTAGACGCGCTAATAGGCGTGATAGAGATAATCGAAGACGCGACAGTAGGCGTGATCGACATGACCGAAGGCATGATCTACGTGACCGAAGGCGTGATAGTATGTTTGATCATGAGAATTAG